Genomic DNA from Prunus persica cultivar Lovell chromosome G1, Prunus_persica_NCBIv2, whole genome shotgun sequence:
ATATGGTTTAAAAAGAAGGCTAGCAACAAACGAATTTTAAGTTCAAGATTTTTAGAAGCCGGGCCAAATTGAAGTGTTGAATAATGTGACAAGAtgccagaaaataaaaaatggcaAACAAAAGTTACCTCTGAAAGTAGGAGGCTAATACGATTGTCTGATGTTGCCAACAAATCTGAAGCCTCTGGTAGCATTGATGGGTCTTCAGGAAAATTGATATTACACTCTTCAAGCTGCTTATGAAGAATCCTACAGTCATGCAACAATCTTTTTCTAGCAGTTTCTCCAAGCttgcttgtttgtttttcctgTTGGAGAAGCttctgaaaaattgaaaaagaaatgaaagctTTAAACATCAAAGTTTCATTAATAATTTACTCTCTGACTCATCTGCTACATATCAATTAATTGAAGTTACTCGGGAAAACCATGAAAAATGAATGgacttttttatttacattttagAATGCAAAATGATAATATGTCCTATTCTTGTATGCAAACATCTATCTTAGAAGAATAACAGAAATGCAAGtaataacaaaaatgcaaagaaGCCAATTGTTAAGAAGAATAACAGAAAGCAGAACCACTTCAAAACAATAACTAGTTAGAAATAGTTGGAATTTAACAATGCTTTAGCAAGGATAACAAACTACCTCAGCTTCAGATTTCTCCTTTAGTGATTTACTGAGTTCATACTTCAGTTCTTTTTGGGAACTGCGTAAGAATTTAACTTCTTTAACAAGAACTTTAATATCTGCTTTAGATTTTGCCTCTAGCTCTTCATATCGCTTTGACAAATTCTCAAGCTGCTCCTTATAAGGATCCAACTCCTGCGGCATTATGTCTTTCTCCTGAACAGTGGAATCTTTTGTTGTATCTGCACACGACTTGTTATCCTGGTACCATTCAATGTATAAATCCCAAATCATTAACAAATGACAGAAGCAAACcgacacaaaagaaaaaaaccgtGACAGATGCAAAAGACATAATAAAAGTAGACAAGACAAACATTAGGAATTATAACCTGTTCAGACTTCAACTTCAACTCCATTTCCAATGACTTCCGCCGGAGTTCCTCCATATCCCACTGCATTTTGGTAAACCTTTCCCTCTCAATTAAAATAGCTTGCTGCAggttttctttacttttctgtCTAGTAGTTTCAAGTTCAACTTCCAAATCCTTGACCTGCAGAGACCCAATCAATTAGGCCATGAAATCCATCTGTGAAATCAAACGGTGTACGAATTCTATCAGCAGACAACTGTAACTAATTTTTATCAACATTTATAACTTCACAAGTGCGGCAGCTAATGCCTTCATTCTTACACAAAACACCAAACTAAGATTTACAATGCATAATTATGCCAATTAATCTTCTGAGAGTATGTGAGCAAAGCATACTTCATAACTGGACACTGCAcatttattaaatatatagaTTACTCTGGTGAAGAATTTTAGACACAAATTTATGACAGGATTCCTACTGCTCTTGGCACATGAAAAAGAACATTTTCTTACAGGTTGTTTATAATGGCTTTGTTCTCTTATTAAGCATTCTTTATACTAAAACTGTACtttctaatttctaattttattttaaatatcaaGTTACAAATAATCAACTTAGATATAATCAAGAAGTTCATCTACagcccaaaaaaatataattccaAAAATTGATACCACGAAAAGCatgattaatttaaattgacataccTTTGTTGTGAGGTAATCTTTCACTGCTATTTCTTGATTTAACCTAGCTATAAGATCTTCCATATCTGTTTTTGCCGTTACTAGTCTTCGCTGCATAGTCAAGAGAACCCTGCTTAATTTATGCCGCTGATCTAACGGGAGAACTACCTGAGTGCCACCTGAAGTTTGTAACTCTGCGTTGCCAAGAATTTCTGTGATGCTTGAAACCTCGGCACCTCCAACAAGGTCGAAA
This window encodes:
- the LOC18789950 gene encoding PX domain-containing protein EREL1 isoform X3 produces the protein MTKLLSDIDISRSVAVASFLELESAARSSFQDASQNSSEVNSLQSPPNSALPVIVGSSSIASDYGSDTAYETSELGTPRLARDDSSEIGIEDLLLDEDLTSPIEKLVKYGMANIDEGLFMGQTILEQLEGLPKHKVHARNVNNVIGKDTYNGNASKTSIQARNGMELFSAPEHSKVFGHSRKLSNESVGSDVSSQRGSEMSNSGVPNSSGDGSFDLVGGAEVSSITEILGNAELQTSGGTQVVLPLDQRHKLSRVLLTMQRRLVTAKTDMEDLIARLNQEIAVKDYLTTKVKDLEVELETTRQKSKENLQQAILIERERFTKMQWDMEELRRKSLEMELKLKSEQDNKSCADTTKDSTVQEKDIMPQELDPYKEQLENLSKRYEELEAKSKADIKVLVKEVKFLRSSQKELKYELSKSLKEKSEAEKLLQQEKQTSKLGETARKRLLHDCRILHKQLEECNINFPEDPSMLPEASDLLATSDNRISLLLSEVQLLAQDNGATTDVGEVDNFVDDTRTTDDELRKMLADIFSENASLRKQVNSVIRQACKMDIPS